The Novipirellula caenicola genome contains a region encoding:
- a CDS encoding TlpA disulfide reductase family protein: MNSNVLHQSKGKIMRLWTAIFLAVCFGMPLEAADTAADAQPLPGAEFMELLAKKQIELTPAQAETLRKFLSDTKKEDELAEKLKGEASISIVEILPHIVNKDGCQTVLARLRDHPDVFLRFVANCGLAGSGDSDASEAIYTMLHDKHLNALDQRLLKSWALGAGINPAKDDSNSILQHLITLMGTTQKLKVGDECPSFAATTQSGVDLNFKTLKGKIIVLHFWSSSCAPCLAQMPEHIERLSKLSPDEAVVVFVSLDEDEKRFEASVEKYGMPFHNVCDKSGWGGTMARTFGVKQLPFDIVIDANGVVLSNSITELSVITK, from the coding sequence GTGAATTCCAACGTTCTGCACCAAAGTAAAGGAAAGATCATGCGTCTATGGACTGCGATATTCCTGGCTGTTTGTTTCGGGATGCCTCTTGAAGCTGCGGATACCGCTGCCGACGCTCAGCCGTTGCCTGGAGCGGAGTTCATGGAGCTGCTCGCAAAGAAGCAAATTGAACTGACTCCCGCCCAGGCCGAAACGCTCAGGAAGTTTCTGTCGGATACAAAGAAAGAGGATGAACTCGCAGAGAAACTCAAAGGGGAGGCGAGTATCTCCATAGTCGAGATCCTGCCCCACATTGTTAATAAAGACGGTTGCCAAACAGTCCTTGCCAGGCTCAGAGATCATCCAGACGTGTTTCTTCGATTTGTTGCGAACTGCGGTTTGGCTGGAAGTGGTGATTCTGACGCGTCAGAAGCCATTTACACCATGCTTCATGACAAGCACTTGAACGCGCTGGACCAGCGACTCTTGAAGAGCTGGGCACTTGGTGCCGGAATTAATCCGGCCAAGGACGATTCGAACTCGATCCTGCAACACCTCATAACCTTAATGGGGACGACGCAAAAACTTAAGGTCGGCGACGAGTGTCCAAGCTTCGCTGCCACAACACAGTCTGGGGTTGATTTGAACTTTAAGACACTCAAAGGGAAGATCATCGTGCTGCACTTTTGGTCTTCGAGTTGCGCGCCGTGCCTTGCGCAAATGCCAGAACATATTGAGAGATTGTCTAAGCTCTCCCCGGATGAAGCAGTTGTCGTCTTCGTCAGTCTCGACGAAGACGAAAAGAGATTCGAGGCGTCTGTGGAAAAATACGGCATGCCGTTTCATAACGTCTGCGACAAATCAGGCTGGGGCGGAACAATGGCTCGAACCTTTGGCGTCAAACAGCTTCCTTTTGACATCGTCATTGATGCCAATGGCGTCGTTTTGTCGAACTCAATCACGGAACTCTCCGTTATCACAAAGTAG